In one window of Clupea harengus chromosome 4, Ch_v2.0.2, whole genome shotgun sequence DNA:
- the slc6a8 gene encoding sodium- and chloride-dependent creatine transporter 1: MEKSSFNNDCCDVNVVLGEERKGHLIPNGNGHQGVNGTIIGGAGAAGAGAPPGTVSAAVKVGYQERETWTRQMDFIMSCVGFAVGLGNVWRFPYLCYKNGGGVFLIPYGLFIFLGGIPIFFLEIALGQFMKAGSINVWNIAPLFKGLGYASMVIVFFCNTYYIMVLAWGFYYFIKSFSGTLPWATCDNEWNTDSCIEIFRHDECVNGTIGNATFGNMTCAELAEGRSPIIEFWENKVLNISEGLDHPGEFNWELMLCLLAVWIMVYFCVWKGVKSTGKIVYFTATFPYIVLIILLVRGVTLPGAYDGIMYYLKPNWSKLWEAQVWIDAGTQIFFSYAIGLGALTALGSYNRFNNDCYQDAFVLALINSGTSFFAGFVVFSILGFMASEQGVDISKVAESGPGLAFIAYPKAVSMMPVAPVWAALFFFMLLLLGLDSQFVGVEGFVTGILDIYPGKYSFRYQREIAVAISCTMCFIIDLSMVTQGGMYVFQLFDYYSASGMTLLWQAFWECVVVAWVYGADRFMDDIARMIGYRPFPWIKWCWSFITPCVCMAIFLFHLINYKPLTYNNVYVYPWWGEVVGWCMALSSMLCIPVSLLYKLSGPMGTFKERWADLTKPVWGPHHLEYMTSDADFKSLGCPLSPSSEESKVIIFESVM; the protein is encoded by the exons ATGGAGAAATCTTCTTTTAACAATGACTGCTGTGATGTGAACGTGGTCctaggggaagagaggaagggtcACCTCATCCCTAATGGAAATGGACATCAAGGCGTAAATGGAACCATTATTGGAGGCGCCGGCGCGGCCGGTGCTGGGGCTCCACCTGGAACGGTGTCCGCGGCGGTCAAAGTGGGATACCAAGAAAGAGAGACTTGGACCAGACAGATGGATTTCATAATGTCCTGCGTGGGGTTTGCAGTAGGGCTGGGAAACGTTTGGCGTTTTCCTTACCTCTGCTACAAAAACGGAGGAG GAGTGTTCCTCATCCCATATGGGCTGTTCATATTCTTGGGCGGTATTCCCATCTTCTTCCTGGAGATTGCTCTGGGTCAGTTCATGAAGGCTGGAAGTATCAACGTTTGGAACATTGCACCGTTGTTCAAAG GACTGGGCTATGCGTCAATGGTGATCGTCTTCTTCTGCAACACCTACTACATCATGGTTCTGGCGTGGGGCTTCTACTACTTCATCAAGTCCTTCAGCGGCACCCTGCCCTGGGCCACCTGCGACAACGAGTGGAACACGGACAGCTGCATCGAGATCTTCCGCCACGACGAATGCGTTAACGGAACCATCGGCAACGCCACCTTCGGCAACATGACATGCGCGGAGTTAGCAGAAGGACGTTCTCCCATCATCGAGTtctggga GAACAAGGTACTGAACATCTCTGAGGGGCTGGACCATCCCGGCGAATTCAACTGGGAGCTGATGCTGTGTCTGCTGGCCGTGTGGATCATggtgtacttctgtgtgtggaagggggtgAAGTCAACAGGAAAG ATCGTGTATTTCACTGCCACGTTCCCGTACATCGTGCTGATTATCCTGCTGGTGCGAGGGGTGACTCTGCCTGGGGCCTATGATGGGATCATGTACTACCTTAAGCCTAACTGGTCTAAACTGTGGGAGGCTCAG GTCTGGATTGATGCCGGCACACAGATCTTTTTCTCTTATGCCATCGGTCTGGGGGCTCTCACAGCTCTTGGCAGCTACAACAGATTCAACAACGATTGCTATCA GGATGCGTTTGTACTGGCCTTGATAAACAGCGGCACCAGCTTCTTTGCCGGCTTTGTGGTTTTCTCCATTCTGGGCTTCATGGCCTCTGAACAAGGAGTGGACATCTCTAAAGTGGCTGAATCAG GCCCCGGCTTGGCATTCATCGCCTACCCAAAGGCCGTCTCTATGATGCCGGTGGCGCCGGTGTGGGCagctctcttcttcttcatgcTGTTACTTCTGGGACTTGACAGTCAG TTTGTTGGAGTGGAAGGTTTTGTAACTGGGATTCTTGATATTTATCCTGGAAAGTATTCCTTTCGCTATCAGCGTGAAATCGCTGTGGCAATCAGCTGTACGATGTGCTTCATAATAGATCTCTCCATGGTTACACAG ggagGGATGTATGTCTTCCAGCTGTTTGATTATTACTCTGCCAGCGGTATGACCCTGTTGTGGCAGGCATTCTGGGAGTGCGTGGTTGTCGCCTGGGTCTACG GTGCTGACAGGTTTATGGATGACATAGCTCGTATGATCGGTTACCGGCCTTTCCCTTGGATAAAGTGGTGCTGGTCGTTTATTACTCCATGTGTTTGCATG GCTATCTTCCTGTTTCACCTGATCAACTACAAGCCTCTTACTTACAACAATGTGTACGTTTACCCGTGGTGGGGTGAAGTGGTCGGTTGGTGTATGGCTCTCTCCTCCATGCTTTGCATCCCTGTTAGCCTGCTCTACAAGCTCTCCGGACCCATGGGAACATTCAAAGAG CGCTGGGCGGACCTGACTAAACCAGTGTGGGGTCCCCATCACCTTGAATACATGACTTCTGATGCCGATTTCAAAAGCCTgggctgccctctctctcctagcTCGGAGGAGAGCAAGGTCATCATCTTTGAGAGTGTCATGTAG